CGCCGGCGCCGCGCTGGTCACGCCGGCGGCGATCACGGGATTTGCCGGCGGATTGGCCCGCCACCGCTCCGCTGCCTTGGAGAACAGCCGGTTGCGCCGGGCCGCGCCATCGATGCGGCCGTGCTCCTGCAGCCAGGCGAGCCAGCGCGCCTGCACGCGCGCGAACAGGTGAAGGTTGTCTTCCCAATGGGTCGCCAGGCTGCCGAGCCAGCCCAGCACATCCTCGCCGAGAAGATCATCGGGCGCGATATCCTCGACAAGCAGGCGATCCATCTTGGCGGCCACTTCGGCGGCGTAGCGCAGCAGGGCACCGCCCTCCGGGGCTGTCTCGCCCATTTCCTCCTTGAGGATGGCAGCGAGGCGGAAGCGGCGCACCATGGGGTCGACCGCGGGCGGAATGTCCGCATCGCCCAACGGGTCCAGCAGCGGTCCGAGCACCTCGTCCAAATCGAGATCGCCCACGGCCACCATGCGGGGCATCAGCAGCCCGTCGCGGCCCTCGGTCCCGTAGTGCCTGACGAACGCGTCCGATACGGTGCGGATCGCGCGGCTGCTCGGCAGAAGCAGCGTGCAGTGTGGTAGATTGCCGCGCGCATCGCCGTATCGCGGCACCAGGCCCGCCACCAGGGCATCGGCAAAGCCCCGGTGCGCTGCGATCGAATAGATGGCGGGTCCGCGCCCCTCAGACACGTGCAAGAGCGTCTTCGGTCGGCGCGATCGCCTCCGGCGTCCCCACTTCGTACCAGCTGCCGGTGAAGGGTACGCCGAACAGCCGTCCTTCCTCGATTGCCCGGTTCCACAGGACGTTGGTAGAGAACTTCTCGTCCGGCGGATCTCTCAGCAGATGATGCGAAACGAGCTGGATACCGGTGTAGATGAAGGGCGCGATCCGGCCGGACCGGCGGCGCGTGACGGCGCCCCTCGCATCGAGATGGAAGTCCCCCGGACCGCGAAAGTTCGCCGCCGCCTTGTGCGGGACGAGCAGGAGCAGCGCGTCCATCCGCTCGGGATCCCAGCGCGCCGACAGATCACGGAAACAGTCGCGCGGCCCCTCCAGCCAGATATTGTCCGAGTTCAGGCAGAAGAACGGATCGGGCAGCTCGGGCTGCGCCTTGATCATGCCCCCGCCCGTTTCGAGCAGCATTTCGCGCTCGTCCGAAACGACGACCTTGGGCGCGGCGCGTTCCTTGAGGTGTGCCTGCAACGCATCGGCCATGTAGTGCACGTTGACCACTGCCTTCGCGATGCCGGCTTCGCGCAAGCGGTCGAGGGTGTGGTCGATCAGGGGCTTTCCGGACACCCGGACCAGCGGCTTGGGCTGCGATGCGGTCAGCGGCCGCATCCGCTTGCCCAGCCCCGCCGCCATGACCATCGCGGTATCGGATGCCAGGCCCGTCACTGGATCTCCCCGCCGAAATCGTCGCGCAGAACCTGCGGGATATTGGCATCGAACCAGGCGCGGACCGGGGCCAGCGCATCGTGGGCGAGATCGCGCTCCATCGCTTCCCACACACGCGGGATCATCGCCAAGTAGCGCTGCTTGTGGTCGCGCTTGGCTAGGCGGGTGAAGATGCCCACGATCTTGGCATTCCGCTGCGCCCCCAACCGCGCATAATCGGCATCGAAATGAGCCTGCTCCCCGATCCCCTCGAGATAGCGGGCGATCATCGCGCGTTCCAGATCGGGCGAGACGTCGCGGCGCGCATCCTGCAGCAGCGAGACGAGATCGTAGGCGCGATGGCCGACACGCGCGTCCTGGAAATCGATCAGTCCCTGTTCGCCCTGCCCGTCCGCGGCAGGCGCCAGCAGCATGATGTTTTCCGCGTGATAGTCCCGCAGCACCGTGACGCCCGGCTGCTGCCTGCCCATCAGCGGCGCCAGCGCTTCGCGCCAGGCGGCATCGTAAGCCTCAACATCGGCATCGACGCCCATCGCGGGGCAGTACCATTCGGTCAGCAGGCGCGCTTCGCGAAGATAGGTGTCCATGTCGTAGGGGCTAAAAGGGCCGGCCGGTTCGCGGTGCAGGCGGACCAGCGCGTCGATCGCCTCGGCATAGCAACGTTCTTCGGCCTGCGGATTATCGTCCAGCCAATCCCGCATCCGGGCATCGCCGAAGTCCTCGGTCAGCACCCATCCCGCGTCGGCATCCTCGGCGAAGATTTCGGGTGCTCGCTGTCCGTGATCCGAGAGCCACCGCGCGACGTCCAGGAACGGACGCGGGTCTTCCTCCGGCGGGGGCGCATGCATCAGCATGGCGCCGCGTTCGGCGCCAGTGATGCGGAAATAGCGGCGGAAGGACGCATCGCCCGGGATCGGATCGATTTCGGCATCGTGCCAGCCCGCCACGCGCAGGAATTCGTTCAGGCCTTCGGGAAGTTCGCTCATCGCCAGCGGCTTAGCCAATCCGCACCCGGGCGGGCAATCGCCATTCGGCCTGCATCCGCAGTTTCGAGCGCAATCGAAAGACAGCGCGGATCGTGGGAAAAGCCGCCCACCTGCTCCGGCCATTCGGCCAGCATGGCCGCGCCTTCGCGATATTCGTCGATGCCGAGTTCCTCCAGCTCGTCCGCGGAATTGAGCCGGTAGAAGTCCGCATGGACGACCGGCAGCCGGACCGACGGCGGATCGTATGTCTGGACGATCGTGAATGTGGGCGAAGGCACCTCGCCTCGATGCCCCAGCGCCGAGAGGATGGCCCGCGCCAGGGTGGTCTTGCCCGCGCCTAGCCCGCCGGAGAGCGCCACGATGTCGCCTGGTTCGAGCAAGTCCGCGATGCGGCGTCCCAATGCCTCGGTCGC
This genomic interval from Qipengyuania sp. JC766 contains the following:
- a CDS encoding nucleotidyltransferase family protein — translated: MTGLASDTAMVMAAGLGKRMRPLTASQPKPLVRVSGKPLIDHTLDRLREAGIAKAVVNVHYMADALQAHLKERAAPKVVVSDEREMLLETGGGMIKAQPELPDPFFCLNSDNIWLEGPRDCFRDLSARWDPERMDALLLLVPHKAAANFRGPGDFHLDARGAVTRRRSGRIAPFIYTGIQLVSHHLLRDPPDEKFSTNVLWNRAIEEGRLFGVPFTGSWYEVGTPEAIAPTEDALARV
- a CDS encoding phosphotransferase is translated as MSELPEGLNEFLRVAGWHDAEIDPIPGDASFRRYFRITGAERGAMLMHAPPPEEDPRPFLDVARWLSDHGQRAPEIFAEDADAGWVLTEDFGDARMRDWLDDNPQAEERCYAEAIDALVRLHREPAGPFSPYDMDTYLREARLLTEWYCPAMGVDADVEAYDAAWREALAPLMGRQQPGVTVLRDYHAENIMLLAPAADGQGEQGLIDFQDARVGHRAYDLVSLLQDARRDVSPDLERAMIARYLEGIGEQAHFDADYARLGAQRNAKIVGIFTRLAKRDHKQRYLAMIPRVWEAMERDLAHDALAPVRAWFDANIPQVLRDDFGGEIQ
- the tsaE gene encoding tRNA (adenosine(37)-N6)-threonylcarbamoyltransferase complex ATPase subunit type 1 TsaE; translated protein: MTIALPDIAATEALGRRIADLLEPGDIVALSGGLGAGKTTLARAILSALGHRGEVPSPTFTIVQTYDPPSVRLPVVHADFYRLNSADELEELGIDEYREGAAMLAEWPEQVGGFSHDPRCLSIALETADAGRMAIARPGADWLSRWR